A single genomic interval of Bradyrhizobium sp. AZCC 1693 harbors:
- a CDS encoding SGNH/GDSL hydrolase family protein, with product MRKPKSFLRVFTDTGPLVVLAVAIALLVGIVGPASAQFFNFGGFGGPPQRQAPQRGGGWFGGDFFAPFQQQQQPQAPRQDFSRAPGPAKRDTVPERNVLVLGDAMADWLGYGLEDAYAEQPDMGVIRKHKTVSGLIKYQPRGEPADWAAAAKGILATEKPDAIVVMLGLNDRVAMREAVTEKKTDKKDARGKPDAKPADAKPKPEGSADAAKRDDKPVDAELSLDDAADNDTPQTANSEKSARAGGGLYEFRDERWVELYAKKIEELIGVLKSKGVPVLWVGLPAIRGQKGTSDMLFLDALYRDGAGKAGITYVDIWDGFVDEAGRFLQKGPDFEGQIRQLRTADGVFFTRPGARKLAHYVEREVTRLLASRSGPIAVPIEPATPEANVAPGQPAPRPLAGPVMPLVASSVGTDQLLGGPGTRPAAVDALAARTLVKGEALAPPAGRADDYAWPRREIGREQAKGDTPVAATAPGGTVAAVPGQKQLLLPPPQQTLQQQKKQPQIPQQILPQQIRPAQNGAQPSLRDFFGFGTPRQPAPPAAAPPRGPAAPGVPRPPGSVGRSAEVPPGNLTRF from the coding sequence ATGCGAAAGCCAAAGTCCTTTTTGCGCGTGTTTACCGACACCGGCCCGCTGGTGGTGCTGGCGGTTGCGATCGCGCTTTTGGTCGGGATCGTGGGACCGGCTTCCGCGCAGTTTTTCAATTTCGGCGGCTTTGGCGGGCCGCCGCAGCGGCAAGCGCCGCAGCGTGGCGGCGGCTGGTTCGGCGGCGATTTCTTTGCGCCATTCCAACAGCAGCAGCAACCGCAGGCGCCGCGGCAGGATTTCTCCCGTGCGCCTGGGCCCGCCAAGCGCGACACGGTGCCGGAACGTAACGTGCTGGTGCTGGGCGACGCCATGGCCGACTGGCTCGGCTATGGCCTGGAAGACGCCTATGCCGAGCAGCCCGACATGGGCGTGATCCGCAAGCACAAGACCGTCTCGGGCCTGATCAAATATCAGCCGCGCGGCGAGCCCGCCGATTGGGCCGCGGCCGCCAAGGGCATCCTCGCCACCGAAAAGCCTGACGCCATCGTCGTCATGCTCGGCCTCAACGATCGCGTGGCCATGCGCGAGGCGGTCACCGAGAAGAAGACCGACAAGAAGGACGCGCGCGGCAAGCCCGACGCCAAGCCGGCGGACGCCAAGCCGAAACCGGAAGGCTCGGCTGACGCGGCAAAACGCGACGACAAGCCGGTCGACGCCGAATTGTCGCTTGACGACGCGGCCGACAACGACACGCCGCAAACCGCCAACTCCGAAAAGAGCGCACGCGCGGGCGGCGGGCTCTACGAATTCCGCGACGAGCGCTGGGTCGAACTCTACGCCAAGAAGATCGAAGAGCTGATTGGCGTGTTGAAATCCAAAGGCGTGCCGGTGTTGTGGGTCGGCCTGCCTGCGATCCGCGGGCAGAAGGGAACATCCGACATGCTGTTCCTGGATGCGCTGTATCGCGACGGCGCGGGCAAGGCCGGCATCACCTATGTCGATATCTGGGACGGCTTTGTCGATGAAGCCGGCCGCTTCCTGCAAAAAGGGCCCGACTTCGAAGGTCAGATCCGGCAGTTGCGCACCGCCGACGGCGTGTTCTTCACCAGGCCCGGCGCGCGCAAGCTCGCACATTATGTCGAGCGGGAGGTGACGCGCCTGCTCGCTTCCCGCTCCGGGCCGATTGCCGTGCCGATCGAGCCGGCAACGCCGGAGGCCAATGTCGCGCCCGGCCAGCCGGCGCCGCGTCCGCTGGCCGGACCGGTGATGCCGCTGGTGGCCTCGTCCGTCGGCACCGATCAGTTGCTCGGCGGTCCCGGCACGCGCCCGGCGGCGGTCGATGCGCTCGCTGCGCGCACGCTGGTCAAGGGTGAGGCGCTGGCGCCGCCGGCCGGCCGCGCCGACGATTACGCCTGGCCGCGCCGGGAAATCGGCCGCGAGCAGGCCAAGGGCGATACGCCGGTTGCGGCCACCGCGCCGGGCGGAACGGTGGCTGCAGTGCCCGGACAGAAGCAGCTCTTGCTTCCGCCGCCGCAGCAAACGCTGCAGCAACAGAAGAAGCAGCCACAGATTCCGCAGCAGATTCTTCCGCAGCAGATTCGCCCCGCCCAGAACGGCGCGCAGCCATCGCTGCGCGACTTCTTCGGCTTCGGCACGCCGCGCCAGCCCGCGCCGCCCGCGGCCGCACCGCCGCGTGGACCGGCGGCCCCGGGCGTGCCGCGCCCGCCGGGCAGCGTCGGACGATCGGCCGAGGTTCCGCCGGGCAATCTCACGCGCTTCTGA
- a CDS encoding lytic murein transglycosylase produces MSNRTGAIIIAAALLCSSSQSQAQSSGNGVSDFLGNIFSGPKSGPAPQAAPGPDGGPPPWSGEDGASGHPLMTASAIREAAANFQNCVASMWPDAARRNITQANFERFTAGLEPDLRIMDLMDSQPEFTKAIWDYLDILVNDNRLARGREILAKYKPQFDAAEKAYGVDRYAIASIWGIESNYSTQMGDRNVVQSTATLACVGRRQSYFKDEFLTALEILNRGDLRPEQMRGSWAGAFGPTQFMPTAFKRYAVDGDGDGRRDVVDNAADLIASTANNLKKDGWQTGRSWGYEVVLPEGFNFMLADKAKAMTIVQWQGQGIKRADGKPFPDATEKAYLLAPAGAQGPGFLMLQNFRVIMKYNPAEAYALAIGHFADRLRGGPAFVQPWPRQERVLSRAERLELQQLLAQRGFYKGTPDGQFGGQTREALRSFQASIGAPADGFASSDVLERLRGR; encoded by the coding sequence ATGAGCAATCGAACCGGCGCGATCATAATCGCGGCCGCGCTGTTGTGTTCCAGCAGCCAATCTCAAGCCCAATCCTCCGGCAACGGAGTTTCGGACTTTTTGGGCAACATCTTTTCCGGTCCGAAGTCCGGCCCGGCGCCGCAGGCCGCGCCCGGCCCGGACGGCGGCCCGCCGCCCTGGAGCGGCGAGGACGGCGCCTCCGGCCATCCCCTGATGACCGCCTCCGCCATCCGGGAGGCGGCTGCGAACTTTCAAAATTGCGTCGCCTCGATGTGGCCTGATGCCGCACGGCGCAACATCACCCAAGCGAATTTCGAGCGCTTCACCGCAGGTCTCGAGCCTGATCTGCGCATCATGGACCTGATGGATTCACAGCCCGAATTCACCAAGGCGATCTGGGACTATCTCGACATCCTCGTGAACGACAACCGCCTCGCCAGGGGCCGCGAGATCCTCGCGAAATACAAGCCGCAGTTCGACGCGGCGGAGAAAGCCTACGGCGTCGACCGCTACGCGATCGCCTCGATCTGGGGCATCGAATCGAACTACTCGACGCAGATGGGCGACCGTAACGTGGTGCAGTCGACGGCGACGCTGGCCTGCGTCGGCCGCCGCCAGAGCTATTTCAAGGACGAGTTCCTCACTGCGCTGGAAATCCTCAACCGCGGCGATCTGCGTCCCGAACAGATGCGCGGCTCCTGGGCCGGCGCGTTCGGGCCGACGCAGTTCATGCCGACCGCCTTCAAGCGCTACGCCGTCGATGGCGACGGCGACGGCCGTCGCGACGTCGTCGACAACGCCGCCGACCTGATCGCTTCCACCGCCAACAACCTCAAGAAGGACGGCTGGCAGACCGGGCGGAGCTGGGGCTACGAGGTGGTGCTGCCCGAGGGCTTTAATTTCATGCTGGCGGACAAGGCCAAGGCGATGACGATCGTGCAGTGGCAGGGCCAGGGAATAAAGCGAGCCGATGGCAAGCCGTTCCCTGACGCAACCGAGAAGGCCTACCTGCTGGCGCCTGCCGGCGCGCAGGGGCCCGGCTTCCTGATGCTGCAGAATTTCCGGGTGATCATGAAATACAACCCCGCGGAGGCCTATGCGCTGGCGATCGGTCATTTTGCCGACCGGCTGCGCGGCGGACCCGCCTTCGTGCAGCCCTGGCCGCGGCAGGAACGGGTGCTGTCGCGCGCCGAACGGCTGGAACTGCAGCAGCTTTTGGCCCAGCGCGGCTTCTACAAGGGTACGCCGGACGGCCAGTTCGGCGGCCAGACGCGGGAGGCGCTTCGCAGCTTCCAGGCCTCAATCGGGGCGCCGGCGGACGGATTTGCCTCTTCCGACGTACTGGAGCGGCTGCGGGGGCGGTAA
- the galU gene encoding UTP--glucose-1-phosphate uridylyltransferase GalU translates to MKIRKAVFPVAGLGTRVLPATKAMPKEMLTIVDKPLIQYVVDEAKEAGIEHFVFVTGRNKGVIEDHFDRMFELDTTLAARGKKAEQDILARDQPAAGAMSFTRQQAPLGLGHAVWCARDIVGDEPFAVVLPDELVLNSPGCLKQMIEAAAKLGGKSNLLAVEAVPDDLTHQYGICGVGKRLAKNMFEVDGMVEKPPKGTAPSNLSITGRYILQPEIFKILETQERGAGNEIQLTDAMKTLAKTQSFYGVEFAGERHDCGSKSGFLRANIAYGMARDDLRDGLRAEMKKYLEK, encoded by the coding sequence ATGAAAATCCGCAAAGCCGTCTTCCCGGTCGCCGGTCTCGGCACCCGCGTCCTGCCCGCCACCAAGGCGATGCCGAAGGAAATGCTGACCATCGTCGACAAGCCGCTGATCCAGTACGTGGTCGACGAGGCCAAGGAGGCCGGCATCGAGCACTTCGTCTTCGTCACCGGGCGCAACAAGGGCGTGATCGAGGATCATTTCGACCGGATGTTCGAGCTCGACACCACGCTGGCCGCGCGCGGCAAGAAGGCCGAGCAAGACATCCTGGCGCGCGACCAGCCCGCGGCTGGCGCCATGAGTTTCACCCGCCAGCAGGCACCGCTCGGCCTCGGACACGCGGTCTGGTGCGCGCGCGACATCGTCGGCGACGAGCCGTTCGCGGTGGTGCTGCCGGACGAACTGGTGCTGAACAGCCCGGGCTGCCTGAAGCAGATGATCGAGGCTGCGGCCAAACTTGGCGGCAAGTCGAATCTGCTGGCGGTGGAGGCGGTGCCGGACGACCTCACCCATCAATACGGCATTTGCGGCGTCGGCAAGCGGCTCGCGAAAAACATGTTCGAGGTCGACGGCATGGTGGAGAAGCCGCCGAAGGGCACGGCGCCGTCCAACCTGTCGATCACCGGGCGCTACATCCTGCAGCCGGAAATCTTCAAGATTCTCGAGACTCAGGAGCGCGGCGCGGGCAACGAGATCCAGCTCACCGATGCGATGAAGACCCTCGCCAAAACGCAAAGCTTCTACGGCGTGGAGTTCGCGGGCGAGCGGCACGATTGCGGCTCGAAATCCGGTTTCCTGCGCGCCAACATCGCCTACGGCATGGCGCGCGACGACCTTCGCGACGGCTTGCGCGCGGAGATGAAGAAGTATCTGGAGAAGTGA